A single Deinococcus sp. Leaf326 DNA region contains:
- the gcvT gene encoding glycine cleavage system aminomethyltransferase GcvT has protein sequence MTQTPDPVLQRTPLHAAHLRAGARMVPFGGWDMPVQYAGLKAEHDAVRTGAGVFDVSHMGEFRVTGPGALAFLQHVTTNDVSKLRPGRAGYNWLPGVTGGLVDDIYIYMAAPENYLMVVNAGNIAKDWAHLQAQTGGYDVTLADESGTTALLAVQGPKAAEMLQPFTDTDLNAKKKNAYFAAKLFDFEVQLARTGYTGEDGFEIFVDASEAETLWDKLLAIGVVPAGLGARDTLRLEAGFPLYGHEFGDDIHPLSSHYGWVVKDKAHLGREHLQVPAAHKLIGLRLERVPVREGYPVKVDGQVVGRVTSGTTSPTLGHPIALALVDAGAANAETYAVEVRGKDHPATRMDVPFYVGGK, from the coding sequence GTGACCCAGACCCCTGATCCGGTGCTCCAACGCACCCCGCTGCACGCCGCTCACCTGCGGGCCGGGGCCAGGATGGTGCCCTTCGGCGGCTGGGACATGCCGGTGCAGTACGCGGGCCTCAAGGCCGAACACGACGCCGTGCGCACGGGTGCGGGCGTGTTCGACGTGTCGCACATGGGCGAGTTCCGCGTGACGGGTCCCGGCGCGCTGGCCTTCTTGCAGCACGTGACCACCAACGACGTGAGCAAACTGCGCCCCGGCCGCGCCGGTTACAACTGGCTGCCCGGCGTGACGGGCGGTCTGGTGGACGACATCTACATCTACATGGCGGCCCCCGAGAACTACCTGATGGTGGTCAACGCGGGCAACATCGCCAAGGACTGGGCGCACCTTCAGGCCCAGACCGGCGGGTACGACGTGACCCTGGCCGACGAGTCGGGCACGACCGCCCTGCTCGCCGTGCAGGGACCAAAAGCCGCCGAGATGCTCCAGCCCTTCACCGACACCGACCTGAACGCGAAAAAGAAGAACGCCTACTTCGCCGCCAAGTTGTTTGACTTTGAGGTGCAGCTGGCGCGCACCGGATACACGGGCGAGGACGGCTTCGAGATCTTCGTGGACGCCTCGGAGGCCGAGACGCTGTGGGACAAGCTGCTGGCGATCGGTGTCGTGCCGGCCGGGCTGGGCGCGCGCGACACCCTGCGGCTGGAAGCGGGCTTTCCCCTCTACGGCCACGAGTTCGGCGACGACATCCACCCGCTGAGCAGCCACTACGGCTGGGTCGTGAAGGACAAGGCGCACCTGGGGCGCGAACATCTGCAGGTGCCGGCTGCCCACAAGCTCATCGGCCTGCGCCTGGAGCGCGTGCCCGTGCGTGAGGGCTATCCCGTGAAGGTGGACGGACAGGTCGTGGGCCGCGTGACCTCAGGCACGACCAGCCCGACGCTGGGCCACCCCATCGCCCTGGCCCTGGTGGACGCGGGCGCCGCGAACGCCGAGACCTACGCGGTCGAGGTGCGCGGCAAGGACCACCCGGCCACGCGCATGGACGTGCCGTTCTATGTCGGTGGGAAGTAG
- the gcvH gene encoding glycine cleavage system protein GcvH, with translation MPSTPDTLKYAASHEWLAADGTVGISDFAQDQLGDVVYVELPEVGRVVTAGETVAVVESVKTASDIYAPASGTVTAVNEDLSGNPEKVNESPYEGGWLFKLDVTEESAELLDAAAYEAQAN, from the coding sequence ATGCCCAGCACCCCCGACACCCTGAAATACGCCGCCTCCCACGAATGGCTCGCCGCCGACGGCACCGTGGGCATCTCCGACTTCGCGCAGGACCAGCTTGGTGACGTGGTGTACGTCGAACTCCCCGAAGTGGGGCGCGTGGTCACGGCGGGCGAGACGGTCGCCGTGGTCGAGTCGGTCAAGACCGCCAGCGATATCTATGCCCCGGCCAGCGGCACGGTCACGGCCGTCAACGAGGACCTGTCGGGCAACCCCGAGAAGGTCAACGAGTCGCCCTACGAGGGCGGGTGGCTGTTCAAGCTCGACGTGACCGAAGAAAGCGCCGAGTTGCTGGATGCCGCCGCCTACGAGGCGCAGGCGAACTAA
- the gcvP gene encoding aminomethyl-transferring glycine dehydrogenase, whose protein sequence is MTRPPLSRTLAELLQTDDFTRRHIGPSAAEQAEMLEVLGATSLDELTETTLPAAIQFDGDLVVGGPVTEAQALADLRAVAQKNKVFRSYIGMGYWGTHTPPVVLRNMLENPGWYTAYTPYQAEISQGRLEMLLNFQQMVMDLTGMPVSNASLLDEATAAAEAMTLARRQVKAKGNAFFVADDVHPQTLDVIRTRAEYFGYDVVVGDPAGELPGGVFGVLAQYPGTYGQLRDLSPIAERVHAAGAALIVATDLLACALLTPPGEQGADIVVGSAQRFGVPMGFGGPHAAFLACRSEYQRSMPGRVIGVSKDARGKTALRMAMQTREQHIRREKATSNICTAQALLANMAAAYAVWHGAQGIRTIAARVHLLTGMLAKGLQDGGYPLNETFFDTVTFDGDTQFIRERAEAKGMNFRYEGEAYIPTRISISLDETTTPADLADILEVVTGQSADLAALEAGAVDGIPAGLKRRSEYLTHPVFSAHHSEHGMLRYLKALENKDYSLVHGMIPLGSCTMKLNATTEMIPVTWPEFGGLHPFAPAEQTEGYAEMLTELEAWLADITGYDAVSMQPNSGAQGEYAGLLVIRKYHESRGESHRTICLIPASAHGTNPASAAMMGMQVVVVKTDDQGNIDMTDLKAQAEKHSANLGALMITYPSTHGVYEENVTEVCELIHAHGGQVYLDGANMNAQVGLSKPGLIGSDVSHLNLHKTFAIPHGGGGPGMGPIGVKAHLAPFLPNHAVRPISESRTGAVSAAPYGSASILPISYLYIRLLGARGLRQSTQVALLNANYVAARLGGAFPVLYTGLNGRVAHECILDIRPLKAATGISEEDIAKRLMDYGFHAPTMSFPVPGTLMVEPTESEPKAELDRFVDAMLNIRREIQEVQDGLMKAEDSPLKHAPHTQDDLMVDEWTRAYSREVAAYPAKAQKAWKYWPSVNRVDNVYGDRNFVCSCPPMEDWVGA, encoded by the coding sequence ATGACCCGTCCCCCCCTGTCCCGTACATTGGCTGAACTGCTGCAAACCGACGACTTTACCCGCCGCCACATCGGCCCCAGCGCCGCCGAGCAGGCCGAGATGCTGGAAGTGCTGGGCGCCACCAGCCTCGACGAGCTGACCGAGACCACACTGCCCGCCGCCATTCAATTTGACGGCGATCTGGTGGTGGGCGGCCCCGTGACCGAGGCGCAGGCCCTGGCGGACCTCAGGGCCGTCGCGCAGAAGAACAAGGTGTTCCGCAGCTACATCGGCATGGGGTACTGGGGCACGCACACACCGCCCGTGGTGCTGCGCAACATGCTCGAAAACCCCGGCTGGTACACCGCCTACACGCCGTACCAGGCCGAGATCTCGCAGGGCCGCCTGGAAATGCTCCTGAACTTCCAGCAGATGGTGATGGACCTGACCGGGATGCCCGTGAGCAATGCCTCGCTGCTCGACGAGGCGACCGCCGCCGCCGAGGCGATGACGCTCGCCAGGCGGCAGGTCAAGGCGAAGGGCAACGCGTTTTTCGTGGCCGACGACGTGCACCCCCAGACACTGGACGTGATCCGCACCCGCGCCGAGTACTTCGGGTACGACGTGGTCGTGGGCGACCCGGCGGGCGAACTGCCTGGGGGCGTGTTCGGCGTGCTGGCGCAGTACCCCGGCACGTATGGCCAGCTGCGCGACCTCTCGCCCATCGCCGAGCGGGTGCATGCGGCGGGCGCGGCCCTGATCGTGGCGACCGACCTGCTGGCCTGCGCGCTGCTGACCCCTCCGGGCGAGCAGGGGGCCGACATCGTGGTGGGCAGCGCCCAGCGGTTCGGCGTGCCGATGGGCTTCGGGGGGCCACACGCGGCGTTCCTGGCCTGCCGCAGCGAGTACCAGCGCTCTATGCCCGGCCGCGTGATCGGCGTGAGCAAGGACGCGCGTGGCAAGACCGCCCTGCGCATGGCGATGCAGACCCGCGAGCAGCACATCCGCCGCGAGAAGGCGACCTCCAACATCTGCACGGCGCAGGCCCTACTGGCGAACATGGCCGCCGCGTATGCAGTGTGGCACGGCGCCCAGGGCATCCGGACGATTGCTGCGCGGGTGCATCTGCTGACCGGGATGCTGGCAAAGGGCTTGCAGGACGGAGGCTACCCCCTCAACGAAACGTTCTTCGATACGGTGACCTTCGACGGCGACACGCAGTTCATCCGTGAGCGGGCAGAAGCGAAGGGCATGAACTTCCGCTACGAGGGAGAGGCTTATATCCCCACCCGCATCTCCATCAGCCTGGACGAGACGACCACACCCGCTGACCTCGCCGACATCCTGGAGGTCGTCACTGGGCAGTCCGCCGACCTGGCCGCGCTGGAAGCAGGGGCGGTGGACGGCATTCCTGCGGGCCTCAAGCGCCGGAGCGAGTACCTCACGCACCCGGTCTTCTCGGCGCACCACAGCGAGCACGGGATGCTGCGTTACCTCAAGGCGCTGGAAAACAAGGACTACAGCCTCGTGCACGGCATGATCCCGCTGGGAAGCTGCACTATGAAGCTCAACGCCACCACCGAGATGATTCCGGTGACGTGGCCCGAGTTCGGTGGTTTGCATCCCTTTGCGCCCGCCGAGCAGACCGAGGGCTACGCCGAGATGCTGACCGAACTCGAAGCGTGGCTGGCCGACATCACCGGGTACGACGCCGTGTCCATGCAGCCCAACAGCGGCGCGCAGGGCGAGTACGCGGGCCTGCTGGTGATCCGCAAGTACCACGAGAGCCGGGGCGAGTCTCACCGCACCATCTGCCTGATTCCCGCGAGCGCGCACGGCACCAACCCCGCCAGCGCCGCCATGATGGGCATGCAGGTCGTGGTGGTCAAGACCGACGACCAGGGCAACATCGACATGACCGACCTGAAGGCGCAGGCCGAGAAGCACAGCGCCAATCTGGGCGCCCTGATGATCACCTATCCCAGCACGCACGGCGTGTACGAGGAGAACGTGACCGAGGTGTGCGAACTGATCCACGCGCACGGCGGGCAGGTGTACCTCGACGGCGCGAACATGAACGCGCAGGTGGGCCTGAGCAAGCCGGGATTAATCGGCTCCGACGTGTCGCACCTGAACCTGCACAAGACCTTTGCCATTCCGCACGGCGGCGGCGGACCGGGCATGGGGCCGATTGGCGTGAAGGCGCACCTCGCGCCCTTCCTGCCCAACCACGCTGTGCGCCCGATCAGCGAGAGCCGCACAGGAGCCGTAAGCGCCGCGCCGTACGGCAGCGCGAGCATCCTGCCGATCAGCTACCTGTATATCCGGCTGCTGGGCGCGCGGGGCCTGCGCCAGAGCACCCAGGTCGCGCTGCTGAACGCCAACTACGTCGCCGCGCGGCTGGGCGGAGCCTTCCCGGTCCTATATACCGGCCTGAACGGGCGCGTGGCCCACGAGTGCATCCTGGACATCCGCCCGCTGAAGGCCGCGACCGGCATCAGCGAGGAGGACATCGCCAAGCGACTGATGGACTACGGGTTCCACGCCCCCACCATGAGCTTCCCGGTGCCCGGCACGTTGATGGTCGAGCCGACCGAGAGCGAGCCGAAGGCCGAGCTGGACCGCTTTGTGGACGCCATGCTGAACATTCGCCGCGAGATTCAGGAAGTGCAGGACGGGCTGATGAAGGCCGAGGACAGCCCGCTGAAGCACGCGCCGCATACACAGGACGACCTGATGGTCGACGAGTGGACACGGGCGTACAGCCGCGAAGTGGCCGCGTACCCGGCCAAGGCCCAGAAGGCCTGGAAGTACTGGCCCAGCGTCAACCGCGTGGACAACGTGTACGGGGACAGGAACTTCGTGTGCTCGTGCCCCCCGATGGAGGATTGGGTCGGGGCGTAA
- a CDS encoding type 1 glutamine amidotransferase domain-containing protein has translation MTKQSLEGKKIAILAADGVEEVELTKPRQALEEAGATTHLISLKVGQIQSMKGDIEPQAKYDVDKTVDEVSAADYDGLVLPGGTVNPDKLRLSDAAMKFVRDAYDLGLPIGAICHGPWSLSETGIAKGLKMTSWPSLQHELKLAGAQWVDEEVVTDRGVVTSRNPNDIPAFNKKLVEEFAEGDHSSRR, from the coding sequence ATGACCAAGCAGAGTTTGGAAGGCAAGAAGATCGCCATTCTGGCGGCCGACGGCGTAGAGGAAGTCGAGCTGACAAAGCCGCGGCAGGCCCTTGAGGAAGCGGGCGCGACCACGCACCTCATCAGCCTCAAGGTCGGCCAGATTCAGAGCATGAAAGGCGATATCGAGCCGCAGGCCAAGTACGACGTGGACAAGACGGTAGACGAGGTGAGCGCGGCCGATTACGACGGGCTGGTGCTGCCCGGTGGTACGGTCAACCCCGACAAGCTGCGCCTGAGCGACGCCGCCATGAAGTTCGTGCGGGACGCCTACGACCTGGGCCTGCCCATCGGCGCGATCTGCCACGGCCCCTGGAGCCTGAGCGAGACGGGCATCGCCAAAGGCCTGAAGATGACGAGTTGGCCCAGCCTCCAGCACGAGCTCAAGTTGGCCGGCGCGCAGTGGGTGGATGAGGAAGTCGTGACCGACCGGGGCGTGGTCACGAGCCGCAACCCTAACGACATCCCTGCCTTCAACAAGAAGCTCGTCGAGGAATTCGCCGAAGGCGACCACAGCAGCAGACGCTGA
- a CDS encoding cupin domain-containing protein, with protein sequence MTQHSDYKVSQGSTTHGKDGEHHLIKGESSSMRLWHNEQPQDTADKTPHANAYETLGYVIQGKVELTVDGQTLTLEAGDSYRVPKGAQHTYRVLEVLNAVEVITPGE encoded by the coding sequence ATGACACAGCACAGTGACTACAAGGTCAGTCAGGGCAGCACCACGCATGGTAAAGACGGCGAGCACCACCTGATCAAGGGCGAGAGCAGCAGCATGCGGCTGTGGCACAACGAGCAGCCGCAGGACACTGCCGACAAGACGCCCCATGCCAACGCCTACGAGACGCTGGGCTACGTCATCCAGGGCAAGGTCGAGCTGACGGTGGACGGCCAGACCCTCACGCTGGAGGCTGGCGACAGTTACCGCGTGCCGAAGGGCGCGCAGCACACCTACCGCGTGCTGGAAGTGCTGAACGCGGTCGAGGTCATCACGCCGGGCGAGTAA